The bacterium genome includes a region encoding these proteins:
- a CDS encoding DUF2959 domain-containing protein, which yields MRTLFLLLTVTMLSSCSSIYYNVMETFGSEKRDILVDRVKDAREEQQEAKEEFQSALERFSALVDFQGGELESNYNKLSRDYERCKDRADAVGDRIDSIESVAEDLFAEWEDELDDYSNDRFRRISEQRLYETQKRYDDLIFAMRRAESKMDPVLSAFQDHVLFLKHNLNANAIASLEGQVDALESDIASLISEMESSIAEADAFIDQMNLDE from the coding sequence ATGCGCACGCTATTCCTGCTTCTGACCGTCACCATGCTGTCGTCATGCTCGTCGATTTACTACAATGTGATGGAAACCTTCGGCTCAGAGAAGCGCGACATCCTCGTCGACCGCGTCAAGGACGCCCGCGAAGAGCAGCAGGAAGCCAAGGAAGAGTTCCAGAGCGCACTCGAACGCTTCAGCGCCCTGGTCGATTTCCAGGGCGGAGAGCTCGAATCCAATTACAACAAGCTCAGCCGCGACTACGAGCGCTGTAAGGACCGCGCCGACGCCGTCGGTGATCGAATCGACTCCATCGAAAGCGTCGCCGAGGACCTCTTCGCCGAATGGGAAGATGAACTCGACGACTACAGCAACGACCGCTTCCGCCGCATCAGCGAACAGCGCCTTTACGAAACCCAGAAACGCTACGACGACCTGATCTTCGCCATGCGCCGCGCCGAGTCCAAAATGGACCCCGTCCTCAGCGCCTTCCAGGACCACGTCCTCTTCCTGAAGCACAACCTCAACGCAAACGCCATCGCGTCCCTCGAAGGCCAAGTCGACGCCCTCGAATCCGACATCGCCTCGCTGATCAGCGAGATGGAATCCTCCATCGCCGAAGCGGACGCCTTCATCGATCAGATGAATCTGGATGAATAG
- a CDS encoding S8 family serine peptidase has translation MLLRPRFLLTLSASLLLSTSLVPAQPRQSPAPWKYLDTALAKDELANALKMDSDLKALVAGEVMAARGEAPAANEPGSIAYHARSFQVAHEHPIVDITMRGDGEDAIEELKALPGVTINGVAHAPTYTVISAVIPVGQLMSAAANPAFCGLSSVAARTMGEDAAKMTFVARGEGVASNQAETALDVDDMRRYFPTIDGTGIRIGVMSNSANNRDGVAGDGGLIGIAESQNTGDLPLGARILFLGDPSGTGYSDEGRGMMELVYDLLPGVTQIGFKTASGGQGAFAANITDLANNGMNVIVDDVSYNGEPVFQDGVIAIAINNFVANGGMHFTSAGNGGPQKAYLSELIDTDNNGYHEFDVGDESLNVTVSANKVFASELWWAQPWGAATTDMEIELWNETDTTLLASSADANIGGNPYDLIAYDNTGGAEFDAHLKIHQLGGSSERPIFKILVPKLLEHLEKETGSLVQHGHGPNGISVGSSYYWDPTYAHNGSSRGPSVHFFDPAGSPYANPIDYEKPEFIAVDGVDTTFFGSPDTDGTGYPNFFGTSAAAPNAAAVACLLLQASGGPGSLSRYDAVQQLQASAIDLHDVGYDVDSGYGRLDALTMLTTMQQPETNSTQYITNPFGDVRVKAYFPNDSTPMGFMWNCTALGEMTVVADNLAGSEADVYTVVYDHDGSDVLGVDRDETGMTVNGLAAEPYWATVYSDAPFSTTNQACQFRVAGPAPTVSERTLDGDGLDSVSSNLIKSSHVKYYHYVPDLGVDASVEITVTPTGFDSLIAVFRGDGELLAQSGGGNGVGVADTLSLPNLPGDTGFYLAVASHRFDGYGAFSLSVDFDGVDGQPGTIWDEYPAAIDRIARFNPVTGVAEFSIDNLLEGSAHYTMVEPALNTHFNSYTTGYYTDKITAGAYFASNGRRMTVGGPGTQVIIFRNDDDSRKLYRLYASDDNDGALGVDIETELTIDPPANDAINPGSSTNPPWYTQTAISIPLLSLGSTKYYKLTAPVDALGLLEIDLDPSSEFDAAMDLFDAAGNLVASSDEPGINADEYIRYESVAAGTNYYLRLKGSADTNVSFDDYDQTGSCSFTARFHIPGGATLTPTASPTPSPSPTPSLTPSPSPTPSPSPTPAMDCKDLGVVDDPSLEASAPNPYWTELPDAATGPLCEGSCSSGTPFDGSQYALFGVGGVEGSIEQAVTIPVSATRLTYWVAVTPALSGPSYNELQVLLDGKQIDSVPGLNNMSYTERTVDIVGVADGLEHTLTFANTVATHTAKFTVDLIQIQDCIITPTPSPTPSPTPTPTPDCSASKALLDGGFEEATSPWSETLSANAISAFCPDSDCRGGPGAYAGSGYLWLGRHSGSGILESVLIEQDVRIPTNATTLAFYMTADIPDDDGTGNSLAFAIDNTTLTDGLFSQASFRLDRPYTYYELDCSAYADGGIHTIQIVGNAKPESTTSNVLFGVDAMELIVCTTPTPTPSPTPSPAPTEGPGEIWLVQ, from the coding sequence ATGCTGCTGCGTCCCCGTTTTTTGTTAACGCTTTCCGCTTCACTTCTTCTTTCGACATCTCTGGTTCCCGCGCAGCCGCGACAGAGTCCGGCGCCGTGGAAGTATCTGGACACGGCTCTGGCGAAGGATGAACTGGCCAATGCGCTGAAGATGGATTCGGATTTGAAGGCGCTCGTCGCAGGCGAGGTGATGGCTGCGCGTGGCGAAGCGCCGGCGGCGAACGAGCCGGGTTCGATTGCTTACCATGCACGCTCGTTCCAGGTCGCGCACGAGCATCCAATCGTTGACATCACGATGCGAGGCGATGGCGAAGATGCGATTGAAGAGCTCAAGGCCTTGCCGGGCGTGACGATCAATGGCGTGGCACACGCGCCGACATATACGGTGATCTCCGCCGTGATTCCGGTCGGTCAATTGATGAGCGCCGCGGCGAATCCTGCGTTTTGCGGTTTGTCTTCTGTTGCTGCCCGCACGATGGGCGAGGACGCAGCGAAGATGACGTTTGTTGCGCGTGGCGAGGGCGTCGCGAGCAATCAGGCGGAGACGGCGCTGGATGTCGATGACATGCGGCGGTACTTTCCGACGATCGATGGGACCGGGATCAGAATCGGTGTGATGTCGAATTCAGCGAACAATCGAGATGGAGTCGCCGGCGACGGTGGGCTGATTGGAATTGCGGAATCGCAGAACACAGGCGACTTGCCTTTGGGTGCTCGGATTCTGTTCCTTGGAGATCCAAGCGGCACGGGCTATTCGGACGAAGGCCGCGGCATGATGGAGTTGGTCTACGATCTGTTGCCGGGTGTCACACAGATTGGGTTCAAGACAGCATCTGGTGGGCAGGGAGCGTTTGCGGCGAACATTACAGATCTCGCCAACAATGGGATGAACGTCATCGTCGACGATGTCAGTTACAATGGGGAACCCGTATTCCAGGACGGCGTGATTGCGATCGCGATCAACAACTTCGTCGCAAACGGCGGGATGCATTTCACATCGGCCGGAAATGGTGGTCCTCAGAAGGCGTACCTTTCCGAACTGATCGACACGGACAACAATGGCTATCATGAGTTCGATGTCGGCGACGAGTCGCTAAATGTCACTGTCAGCGCCAACAAGGTGTTTGCAAGTGAGTTGTGGTGGGCGCAGCCGTGGGGCGCTGCGACAACCGACATGGAAATCGAGCTGTGGAACGAGACGGACACGACGTTGCTGGCCAGCAGTGCCGATGCAAACATCGGTGGGAATCCTTACGACCTGATTGCGTACGATAACACCGGCGGGGCGGAGTTCGATGCGCATCTGAAAATCCATCAGCTTGGCGGAAGCAGCGAGCGCCCGATATTCAAGATCCTCGTTCCGAAACTGCTGGAGCACTTGGAGAAGGAAACGGGATCGCTGGTGCAACACGGACATGGTCCGAATGGAATTTCTGTCGGGTCGTCCTATTATTGGGATCCGACGTACGCGCACAATGGCAGCAGTCGAGGGCCGTCGGTTCACTTCTTTGATCCTGCCGGCAGTCCATATGCGAATCCCATCGATTATGAGAAGCCAGAGTTCATAGCGGTCGATGGTGTGGATACGACCTTCTTTGGTTCGCCGGACACCGACGGTACGGGGTATCCGAATTTCTTTGGAACATCGGCGGCAGCACCGAACGCGGCGGCGGTGGCGTGTTTGCTTCTTCAGGCATCGGGTGGACCGGGCAGTTTGAGTCGCTACGATGCTGTTCAACAACTGCAGGCGTCGGCGATCGATCTTCACGACGTGGGATACGATGTCGATTCCGGATACGGACGGCTGGATGCACTGACGATGCTGACGACGATGCAGCAGCCCGAAACGAATTCGACCCAGTACATTACGAATCCTTTCGGCGACGTGCGTGTGAAGGCGTACTTCCCGAATGACAGCACGCCGATGGGCTTCATGTGGAATTGCACTGCGCTTGGAGAGATGACTGTGGTCGCGGACAATCTGGCTGGGTCGGAGGCAGACGTCTACACGGTGGTCTACGATCATGACGGGAGCGATGTCCTTGGCGTAGACCGGGATGAGACTGGGATGACCGTCAACGGACTGGCGGCGGAACCGTACTGGGCAACGGTGTATAGCGATGCGCCATTCAGCACAACCAACCAGGCCTGTCAATTCCGAGTTGCAGGGCCGGCGCCGACGGTCAGCGAGCGCACGCTGGATGGCGATGGTTTGGATTCCGTTTCGTCGAATCTCATTAAGTCGTCGCACGTGAAGTACTATCACTATGTTCCGGACTTGGGGGTTGATGCGAGCGTTGAGATCACGGTGACGCCGACGGGCTTCGATTCGCTCATTGCGGTCTTTCGGGGAGACGGAGAACTGCTCGCACAAAGTGGAGGCGGAAACGGCGTCGGCGTGGCCGATACGTTGAGCTTGCCAAATCTTCCGGGAGACACAGGTTTCTATCTCGCCGTCGCCTCTCATCGTTTCGACGGGTACGGCGCGTTTTCGCTGTCGGTGGATTTCGATGGGGTCGATGGACAGCCTGGAACCATTTGGGATGAATATCCAGCGGCGATTGATCGAATTGCGCGTTTCAACCCCGTGACGGGCGTGGCGGAATTCTCGATCGATAATTTGCTCGAGGGTTCGGCGCACTACACGATGGTTGAGCCCGCGTTGAATACGCATTTCAACAGCTACACTACGGGATACTACACCGACAAGATCACCGCGGGGGCATACTTCGCCAGCAACGGTCGGCGAATGACCGTTGGCGGTCCGGGGACGCAGGTTATCATCTTCCGAAACGATGATGACTCGAGGAAGCTCTATCGACTCTATGCCAGCGATGATAACGACGGTGCTCTTGGCGTGGACATCGAGACGGAGTTGACGATCGATCCGCCCGCGAACGACGCGATCAATCCCGGATCCTCGACGAACCCGCCGTGGTATACGCAGACCGCGATCAGTATTCCGCTGCTTTCGCTTGGGAGTACTAAGTACTACAAACTGACCGCACCGGTGGATGCGTTGGGGTTACTTGAAATCGATTTGGATCCGTCGAGCGAATTCGATGCGGCGATGGATCTGTTCGACGCCGCGGGCAACCTGGTTGCTTCCTCCGATGAACCGGGGATCAACGCCGACGAGTACATTCGATACGAATCCGTCGCGGCTGGCACGAATTACTACCTGCGTCTGAAGGGCAGTGCGGATACGAACGTCTCCTTCGACGACTACGATCAGACCGGCAGTTGCAGTTTCACGGCCCGATTCCACATTCCGGGTGGAGCGACTCTGACGCCGACGGCATCGCCCACGCCGAGCCCAAGCCCGACGCCGAGTCTGACGCCATCGCCAAGTCCGACTCCGTCTCCATCGCCAACGCCTGCGATGGATTGCAAGGACCTTGGTGTTGTCGACGATCCAAGCCTGGAGGCATCCGCCCCGAATCCGTATTGGACGGAATTACCGGATGCTGCGACCGGTCCATTGTGCGAGGGGTCTTGTTCTTCCGGTACTCCGTTCGATGGTTCGCAGTATGCATTGTTTGGCGTTGGCGGCGTGGAGGGTTCGATCGAGCAGGCCGTGACGATTCCCGTGAGCGCGACGCGCCTGACGTACTGGGTTGCGGTCACGCCGGCGCTTTCCGGGCCATCTTACAATGAGCTTCAGGTTCTGCTGGACGGGAAGCAGATCGACTCGGTGCCGGGCCTGAACAACATGAGCTACACAGAGCGGACGGTTGATATTGTTGGCGTGGCGGACGGACTCGAGCACACGCTGACGTTTGCGAATACGGTCGCAACGCATACGGCGAAGTTCACGGTGGATCTGATTCAGATTCAGGACTGCATCATCACGCCGACGCCGTCGCCAACTCCCTCGCCAACGCCAACGCCGACGCCGGATTGTTCGGCATCGAAGGCACTGCTGGATGGAGGATTCGAGGAGGCGACGTCGCCGTGGTCGGAGACGTTGTCGGCGAATGCGATCTCGGCGTTCTGTCCGGACTCAGACTGCCGAGGTGGCCCGGGCGCGTATGCAGGGTCGGGGTATCTCTGGCTGGGCCGGCACAGTGGTTCGGGCATCCTGGAGTCAGTGCTGATCGAGCAGGATGTTCGCATTCCGACGAACGCGACGACGCTGGCGTTCTACATGACGGCGGACATTCCGGACGACGACGGCACGGGGAATTCGCTGGCGTTCGCAATCGACAACACAACGCTGACGGACGGCTTGTTCTCGCAGGCGTCCTTCCGCCTGGATCGTCCGTACACGTATTACGAACTGGATTGTTCTGCCTACGCAGATGGCGGGATTCACACGATTCAGATCGTGGGCAACGCGAAGCCGGAGTCGACGACGAGTAATGTGCTGTTCGGCGTGGATGCGATGGAGTTGATCGTCTGCACGACTCCGACGCCGACACCGTCCCCGACTCCATCGCCAGCCCCGACCGAAGGTCCGGGAGAAATCTGGCTGGTGCAGTAG
- a CDS encoding VWA domain-containing protein translates to MTAFHAAEPIYLWLLLILPLFWLAARRLRTVETGRRWLIIILRTLIILLFILALAKMEFVRQSKDLTVYFLLDQSDSIPVNLRERATQVISEFSKEKPANDEAGLIVFGDQPSLESTAVKTFEFEGQINSAIEGERTDIAKAMRLALAAFPNNRLRRMVLLSDGNENSGSALEIARLARNNNVPVDIVPLNYSQEQDVQIDKIIVPQQTAKDSPFDVKVFLSSKEDTEGRLRLYEDGKLIVDQKVEVSGGRNTPLTLPRRLEEGGFHQYSATFEAAGDARPQNNRAEAFTYLKAEPRVLYVEGDHTSTNYLAAALRLENIVVDYVSETEIPRTLGELQGYDSIILSDVHASSMTRDQMKMIERAVQDLGVGLVMIGGENSFGAGGYQDTPIERALPVSMDVKQKKVLPNGALVIVLHTCEIPSGNAWAREISIAALDVLSAQDYFGLLYYGQKPGVGIGGGMGGWGEFWLWDPGLQQAGDKRRMRAMINNVSPMDMPTFDPTLELAYEELKDVKTQAKHIVVISDGDPAPPQKPLVNKIRDEGITVSAVAIAPHAGQTVETLKNMSYWGAGNFYYPKTARELPRIFVKEASIVRRSLIFEETFAPKYDVPSEILEGIPQLPALNGYVVTSDKDLATYALRTDKDDPLLAHWRYGLGKTVAFTSDAKSRWAAQWVSWDGYSKFWSQVVRFSLRETSSSNFQVNTELQGGRGKITIDALELDGGFRNFLEFNTTVIGPDLEPHKAQIRQVAPGRYEGEFEANQVGTYMVSMVTGEEESPELITSGVALSYSPEYQATQTNDTFLEKIAKESGGREMDAQYNPFDHTTLVSAARPQPIWPWLLFAGLLLLPLDIFLRRVYLDFAELWAGAQRYAVNTFRIITFRSPKRIEERDAAMDNLMAAKRRATADKEREREEQEARKKFRERLGDTEQSDGSVFANPDEQAPKGPVRHRSKQTVSPTEGRGESGQTGMGSLLEAKKRARKKMK, encoded by the coding sequence GTGACCGCCTTCCACGCCGCCGAGCCCATCTACCTGTGGCTGCTGCTGATCCTCCCGCTCTTCTGGCTTGCCGCCCGCCGGTTGCGCACGGTCGAAACCGGCCGGCGCTGGCTGATCATCATCCTGCGTACGCTGATCATTCTTCTGTTCATTCTCGCGCTGGCGAAGATGGAATTCGTGCGCCAGAGCAAAGACCTCACCGTCTACTTCCTGCTCGATCAATCCGACTCGATCCCGGTGAACCTGCGCGAGCGCGCCACACAGGTCATCTCCGAATTCTCCAAGGAAAAACCCGCCAACGACGAAGCCGGTCTGATCGTCTTCGGCGACCAGCCATCTCTCGAGTCCACCGCCGTTAAGACCTTCGAGTTCGAAGGCCAGATCAACTCCGCGATCGAAGGCGAACGCACCGACATCGCGAAGGCCATGCGCCTCGCGCTCGCCGCCTTCCCGAACAACCGTCTGCGCCGCATGGTGCTGCTCTCCGACGGCAATGAAAACAGCGGCAGCGCTCTTGAGATCGCGCGCCTCGCTCGAAACAACAACGTCCCCGTCGACATCGTTCCGCTCAACTACTCCCAGGAACAGGACGTCCAGATTGACAAGATCATCGTCCCGCAGCAAACCGCCAAGGACTCGCCCTTCGACGTCAAAGTCTTCCTCTCCTCGAAAGAAGACACCGAGGGCCGTTTACGCCTGTACGAAGACGGTAAGCTCATCGTCGACCAGAAGGTCGAAGTCTCCGGCGGACGCAATACGCCGCTCACGCTGCCGCGACGCCTGGAGGAAGGTGGCTTCCACCAGTACAGCGCCACCTTCGAAGCCGCCGGCGATGCCCGCCCGCAGAACAACCGCGCGGAAGCCTTCACCTATCTGAAAGCCGAACCGCGCGTGCTCTACGTCGAAGGCGATCACACCTCGACCAACTACCTCGCGGCTGCACTTCGTCTCGAAAACATCGTCGTCGATTACGTCTCCGAAACGGAAATCCCGCGCACGCTCGGCGAGTTACAAGGCTACGACTCCATCATTCTGTCTGACGTCCACGCCTCGAGCATGACGCGCGACCAGATGAAGATGATCGAACGCGCCGTCCAGGATCTCGGCGTCGGCCTCGTCATGATCGGCGGAGAAAACTCCTTTGGAGCCGGCGGGTACCAGGACACTCCCATCGAACGCGCACTGCCCGTCTCGATGGACGTGAAGCAGAAGAAGGTCCTCCCCAACGGCGCCCTCGTCATCGTGCTGCACACCTGCGAGATTCCATCCGGTAACGCGTGGGCGCGCGAGATCTCCATCGCTGCACTCGATGTGCTCTCCGCCCAGGATTACTTCGGCCTCCTGTATTATGGCCAGAAGCCCGGCGTCGGAATCGGCGGCGGCATGGGCGGTTGGGGCGAGTTCTGGCTGTGGGATCCCGGGCTCCAGCAAGCCGGCGACAAGCGCCGCATGCGCGCCATGATCAACAACGTCTCGCCGATGGACATGCCCACCTTCGACCCGACACTCGAGCTCGCATACGAAGAACTCAAAGACGTCAAGACACAGGCGAAGCACATCGTCGTCATCTCCGACGGCGATCCCGCGCCGCCGCAGAAGCCGCTCGTAAACAAGATCCGCGACGAAGGCATCACCGTCTCCGCCGTCGCCATCGCACCCCACGCCGGCCAGACCGTCGAGACGCTCAAGAACATGTCCTACTGGGGCGCCGGCAACTTCTACTACCCGAAGACAGCACGCGAACTCCCGCGCATCTTCGTCAAGGAAGCGTCCATCGTTCGGCGTTCGTTGATCTTCGAAGAAACCTTCGCCCCGAAATACGACGTCCCCTCCGAAATCCTCGAAGGCATTCCGCAACTTCCCGCCCTGAACGGCTACGTCGTCACGTCCGACAAAGATCTCGCCACTTACGCGCTGCGCACCGACAAAGACGACCCACTCCTTGCGCACTGGCGCTATGGCCTCGGAAAAACCGTTGCCTTCACCAGCGATGCCAAGAGCCGTTGGGCCGCGCAGTGGGTCAGTTGGGATGGTTACAGCAAGTTCTGGAGCCAGGTCGTGCGTTTCTCACTGCGCGAGACCAGCAGTTCCAACTTCCAGGTCAACACCGAGCTCCAAGGCGGCCGCGGCAAGATCACCATCGACGCGCTGGAACTCGATGGCGGCTTCCGCAATTTCCTCGAATTCAACACCACCGTCATCGGCCCCGATCTCGAACCGCACAAAGCGCAGATTCGCCAGGTCGCACCCGGCCGCTACGAAGGCGAGTTCGAAGCCAACCAGGTCGGCACCTACATGGTTTCAATGGTGACCGGCGAAGAAGAGTCGCCCGAGCTGATCACCAGCGGCGTCGCGCTGTCCTACTCGCCCGAGTACCAGGCCACGCAAACGAACGACACCTTCCTCGAAAAGATCGCCAAAGAGTCCGGCGGTCGCGAGATGGACGCGCAGTACAACCCGTTCGATCACACAACGCTCGTCAGCGCCGCGCGCCCTCAACCCATCTGGCCGTGGCTACTGTTTGCCGGCCTGCTGCTTCTGCCCCTCGATATTTTCCTGCGTCGCGTGTATCTCGACTTCGCGGAACTCTGGGCAGGCGCGCAGCGATACGCCGTCAATACCTTCCGCATCATCACGTTCCGTAGCCCGAAGCGTATTGAAGAACGCGACGCGGCCATGGACAACTTGATGGCGGCCAAACGGCGCGCCACCGCCGACAAGGAACGCGAACGCGAAGAACAGGAAGCGCGGAAGAAGTTCCGCGAACGACTCGGCGATACGGAACAGTCCGACGGTTCCGTTTTCGCAAATCCCGACGAGCAGGCCCCCAAGGGTCCCGTTCGTCATCGCAGCAAACAAACCGTCTCGCCCACCGAAGGGCGCGGCGAGAGTGGACAAACAGGCATGGGCAGCCTTCTGGAAGCAAAGAAGCGTGCCCGGAAGAAAATGAAGTAA